In Arthrobacter sp. PAMC25284, a single genomic region encodes these proteins:
- a CDS encoding amino acid permease, whose amino-acid sequence MTPSQQTAAQKPAGSRPLAISDHTIPAHAKASEAALHVEDAGYHKGLKPRQVQMIAIGGAIGTGLFMGAGGRLAAAGPALILSYAVCGFFAFLILRALGELVMHRPSSGSFVSYAREFFGEKAAFVTGWLYWLNWAMTAIVDITAVALYMNFFKKYWAPIAEVPQWTWALGALILVLGLNLVSVKVFGEMEFWFALIKVVALVTFLVVGIYFVIFGTPVDGQEVGFTLIADNGGMFPNGLLPAVVVMQGVVFAYASIELIGTAAGETENPEKIMPKAINTVIVRIAVFYVGSLILLSLLLPYTAYKAGESPFVTFFGSIGVEGVDAIMNLVVLTAALSSLNAGLYSTGRIMRSMSLAGSAPKFAGLMNKAGVPYGGIALTAAVAVLGVILNALVPAEAFEIVLNIASVGIISSWAMIVLCQMRLAQLAARGELLRPAFRMPGAPVTGWVTLAFLLAVLVLMAFDSPVGTWTIASLVVVIPALMLGWRLCRERVMEIAALRDGYTGAFPPAASPTTRNIPADRD is encoded by the coding sequence ATGACACCTTCCCAGCAAACCGCTGCCCAAAAACCGGCCGGCAGCCGGCCATTGGCCATCAGCGACCACACCATTCCGGCGCATGCCAAGGCCTCCGAAGCCGCCCTCCACGTCGAAGACGCGGGCTACCACAAGGGCCTCAAGCCCCGCCAGGTCCAGATGATCGCCATTGGCGGCGCCATCGGCACCGGGCTCTTCATGGGAGCCGGCGGACGGCTTGCCGCCGCCGGCCCGGCACTCATCCTCAGCTACGCCGTCTGCGGCTTCTTCGCTTTCCTGATCCTGCGCGCGCTCGGCGAACTCGTAATGCACCGCCCCTCCTCCGGTTCGTTCGTCTCCTACGCCCGCGAATTCTTCGGAGAAAAGGCCGCCTTCGTCACCGGCTGGCTGTACTGGCTCAACTGGGCGATGACGGCGATCGTGGACATCACCGCCGTCGCGCTCTACATGAACTTCTTCAAGAAGTACTGGGCGCCGATCGCAGAGGTGCCGCAGTGGACCTGGGCCCTGGGTGCGCTGATCCTGGTCCTCGGACTGAACCTGGTCTCCGTCAAGGTGTTCGGAGAGATGGAGTTCTGGTTCGCGCTCATCAAGGTGGTGGCCCTGGTGACGTTCCTGGTCGTCGGCATCTACTTTGTCATCTTCGGCACCCCGGTGGACGGCCAGGAGGTCGGCTTCACCCTGATCGCAGACAATGGCGGCATGTTCCCCAACGGCCTGCTGCCCGCCGTCGTCGTGATGCAGGGAGTGGTCTTCGCCTACGCCTCGATCGAGCTCATCGGCACCGCCGCGGGCGAAACCGAAAACCCGGAAAAGATCATGCCGAAGGCCATCAACACGGTCATCGTCCGCATCGCGGTGTTCTACGTCGGCTCACTGATCCTGCTCTCCCTGCTGCTTCCCTACACCGCCTACAAGGCCGGTGAGAGCCCGTTCGTCACCTTCTTCGGATCCATCGGGGTCGAAGGCGTGGACGCCATCATGAACCTCGTCGTCCTCACCGCGGCACTGTCGTCGCTCAACGCGGGTCTCTACTCCACCGGGCGCATCATGCGCTCGATGTCGCTGGCCGGCTCCGCACCGAAATTCGCCGGCCTGATGAACAAGGCCGGCGTCCCCTACGGCGGCATCGCCCTGACCGCCGCCGTAGCCGTACTCGGCGTGATCCTCAACGCCCTGGTTCCGGCCGAGGCGTTCGAAATCGTGCTGAACATCGCCTCGGTGGGCATCATCAGCAGCTGGGCCATGATCGTCCTGTGCCAGATGCGGCTGGCCCAGCTGGCCGCCCGCGGTGAACTGCTGCGCCCGGCCTTCCGGATGCCCGGCGCCCCGGTCACCGGCTGGGTCACGCTCGCGTTCCTGCTGGCCGTCCTGGTCCTGATGGCCTTCGACTCCCCCGTCGGCACCTGGACCATCGCTTCCCTGGTGGTAGTCATCCCGGCGCTGATGCTCGGCTGGCGCCTGTGCCGGGAGCGCGTGATGGAGATCGCGGCACTCCGCGACGGCTACACCGGGGCTTTCCCGCCCGCGGCCAGCCCGACCACGCGGAACATCCCGGCCGACCGGGACTAG
- a CDS encoding HD domain-containing protein, whose amino-acid sequence MSEPALPQHRFTVETAKVLAEVAHNRQKDKLKRPYREHVLAVGDALADFDDDIRIAGYLHDIAEDTPMTRQALLDMGVSERAADIIERVTKRLHENPDDYQAGIRYIAEDHGATLVKIADNAHNSLPERVKALAEKWPDKPPVTRYDEARPVLYAAVPVEETRMILARINPWLLEELDDLLDEADDTDYENLSYETTESDEAAATADAAEDVAGAGEAASDTRQ is encoded by the coding sequence ATGTCAGAACCCGCACTTCCCCAGCACCGTTTTACCGTCGAGACCGCCAAAGTCCTGGCCGAAGTGGCCCACAACCGCCAGAAGGATAAGCTCAAGCGCCCCTACCGCGAACACGTCCTCGCCGTCGGCGATGCCCTGGCGGATTTCGACGACGACATCCGGATCGCGGGATACCTGCATGACATTGCCGAAGATACGCCGATGACGCGTCAGGCGCTGCTGGATATGGGCGTCTCGGAGCGGGCCGCGGATATCATCGAACGCGTCACAAAGAGACTTCACGAGAACCCGGACGACTATCAGGCCGGCATCCGTTATATTGCCGAGGACCACGGCGCCACCCTGGTCAAGATCGCCGACAACGCCCACAATTCGCTGCCCGAACGGGTCAAGGCGCTGGCCGAGAAATGGCCGGACAAGCCCCCGGTGACGCGCTACGACGAGGCCCGCCCGGTCCTCTACGCGGCGGTTCCCGTAGAGGAAACGCGCATGATTCTGGCCCGCATCAACCCGTGGCTGCTCGAAGAACTCGACGACCTGCTGGACGAGGCGGACGACACCGACTACGAAAACCTCTCCTACGAGACCACGGAGTCTGACGAGGCCGCCGCGACCGCGGATGCGGCCGAGGATGTCGCGGGCGCCGGGGAAGCGGCCTCGGACACCCGGCAGTAG
- a CDS encoding Lrp/AsnC family transcriptional regulator produces the protein MIDHIDRSILRHLKTDGRMTATALAAKVGLTVAPCHRRLRDLEVAGVIRGYRADIDPAAVGLGFEAIVFVTLRQVDRSTMEIFENRVADNPNIVEAQRLFGSPDYLLKVIAEDLPAYQRFYDSELTSLPGVERLTSTLVMKNLKSNAGPPV, from the coding sequence GTGATTGACCATATTGATAGAAGTATTTTGCGCCACCTGAAAACGGACGGACGAATGACTGCCACGGCGTTGGCCGCCAAGGTCGGGCTGACCGTTGCCCCCTGCCACCGCAGGCTGCGCGATTTGGAAGTTGCCGGGGTCATTCGGGGCTACCGGGCGGACATCGATCCCGCCGCCGTGGGCTTGGGCTTCGAGGCAATCGTCTTCGTCACGCTGCGGCAGGTGGACCGTTCCACTATGGAAATTTTTGAGAACCGGGTGGCGGACAATCCGAATATCGTGGAGGCCCAGCGGCTGTTCGGCTCGCCGGATTACCTGCTCAAAGTCATTGCCGAAGACCTTCCGGCCTACCAGCGCTTTTACGACAGCGAACTGACGTCGCTGCCGGGCGTCGAACGGCTGACATCGACGCTAGTGATGAAAAACCTGAAGTCCAACGCTGGCCCGCCGGTCTGA
- a CDS encoding TetR/AcrR family transcriptional regulator, with amino-acid sequence MAPAPTLPRQRLRYLRILEVAAGVARKGLDSVVLSEVAAKADVPLGTLYRYFPSAPQLMLALYRKQLGDLHEGSLSAAGKAPAHALTGVAMEIFHMRLMQPAVEQCLTRAVYIKDADTTKLLREIDAAAEKAVTAASGDAAVSRVVLLAVTGLVQAVRCRRLSLFEAEEDLKRACSLLARTGGTA; translated from the coding sequence ATGGCCCCCGCCCCCACCCTCCCCCGGCAGCGGCTGCGCTACCTGCGGATCCTCGAGGTTGCCGCGGGAGTCGCCCGCAAGGGGCTCGACTCAGTGGTGCTTTCTGAGGTGGCAGCCAAAGCGGATGTTCCGTTGGGTACCCTCTACCGGTATTTCCCGTCCGCACCCCAGCTCATGCTGGCCCTTTACCGCAAACAACTTGGGGACCTGCACGAAGGAAGTCTTTCCGCCGCGGGCAAGGCTCCGGCCCATGCGCTGACCGGCGTTGCCATGGAGATCTTCCATATGCGCCTCATGCAGCCGGCCGTAGAGCAGTGCCTGACCCGGGCCGTGTACATCAAGGATGCGGACACCACGAAGCTGCTCCGTGAGATTGATGCCGCGGCCGAGAAAGCCGTCACGGCGGCAAGCGGCGATGCCGCGGTGTCCCGCGTTGTGTTGCTGGCCGTCACCGGGCTGGTCCAGGCGGTCCGTTGCCGCCGGCTTTCCCTCTTCGAGGCGGAAGAGGACCTGAAGAGGGCCTGCTCATTACTGGCACGGACAGGCGGGACCGCGTAG
- a CDS encoding thermonuclease family protein: MLSPAPARIARARAISLVIVAAFALTACTANGTGGGPSATNKDAGLATVLRVIDGDTFEAAVDGEPTTIRLLNVDSPETKDPQVPVECLGPEATKGLEGLLPVGSKVRLELDVEPLDKYGRTLAGVFSPDGTLVNAEVARLGLGVPVLIEPNKKFYPPVEEAFAESRTAGTGLNSADIPCLPAQQVGSAADAIEAIVAAPLSDAAADLDQRHAGLVAALATISALKSAATTKDRAHWAAYKPAQLAVLVDRLDAAASSGVGHQDAIAAKKQELADAAAAEASRQAEEAARQATAAAAAAAEAERIRNLPPVPAPYVPPAYVPPAYVPPAYVPPAAPNPYPGYTGPRCYAPGGKSWKPC; the protein is encoded by the coding sequence TTGTTGTCACCCGCACCAGCCCGCATTGCCCGCGCCCGGGCGATTAGCCTTGTCATCGTCGCCGCCTTCGCCCTCACCGCCTGTACCGCCAACGGAACAGGCGGTGGACCGAGTGCAACGAACAAGGATGCGGGCCTGGCCACCGTGCTTCGCGTAATCGACGGCGATACCTTCGAAGCCGCCGTCGATGGCGAACCGACAACCATCCGCCTTCTTAACGTGGATTCACCCGAAACCAAGGATCCTCAGGTGCCGGTGGAGTGCCTGGGCCCGGAAGCGACGAAAGGCCTCGAAGGGCTCTTGCCTGTCGGCTCGAAGGTCAGGCTTGAGCTGGACGTCGAGCCACTGGACAAATACGGCCGAACCCTGGCTGGCGTCTTCAGCCCGGACGGAACCCTCGTCAACGCAGAGGTCGCCCGGCTCGGGCTCGGAGTTCCGGTGCTGATCGAGCCCAACAAGAAGTTCTATCCACCGGTGGAGGAAGCCTTTGCTGAGTCCCGGACCGCGGGCACCGGCCTGAACTCGGCCGACATCCCGTGTCTTCCGGCGCAGCAGGTAGGCTCGGCAGCGGACGCCATCGAAGCGATCGTGGCCGCGCCACTGTCCGATGCTGCCGCTGACCTCGATCAGCGCCACGCCGGCCTGGTGGCTGCGCTGGCGACGATCAGTGCCCTCAAGTCCGCGGCGACAACGAAGGACCGGGCGCACTGGGCAGCCTATAAACCGGCGCAATTGGCTGTGCTCGTGGATCGGCTGGACGCCGCAGCCTCGTCAGGTGTGGGGCATCAGGACGCCATAGCAGCGAAGAAACAAGAACTCGCGGACGCAGCGGCAGCCGAGGCGTCCCGCCAGGCCGAGGAAGCTGCCCGCCAGGCAACTGCCGCAGCGGCCGCGGCCGCAGAGGCCGAACGTATCCGCAACCTGCCGCCCGTACCTGCCCCTTACGTTCCGCCGGCGTACGTGCCGCCCGCCTACGTGCCCCCTGCCTACGTGCCCCCTGCGGCGCCGAACCCCTACCCCGGATACACAGGGCCACGATGCTACGCTCCCGGCGGCAAGTCGTGGAAGCCCTGCTAG
- a CDS encoding nuclear transport factor 2 family protein yields MKDAAVRWMQHYITAWRSNDPEDIRSLFTPDAMYATSPNEPEPWRGREQIVEHWLAARDEPDEWTFEWKLLGVDGGRAFVQGVTRYRGTGRSYDNLWVVQLTGDGRASSFTEWFMPRS; encoded by the coding sequence ATGAAGGATGCAGCGGTGCGCTGGATGCAGCACTACATCACGGCCTGGCGGTCTAATGATCCGGAAGATATCCGCTCCCTGTTCACGCCGGACGCCATGTATGCGACGAGCCCGAATGAGCCCGAACCGTGGCGCGGCCGGGAGCAGATCGTGGAGCACTGGCTGGCCGCGCGCGACGAGCCCGATGAGTGGACCTTCGAATGGAAGCTGCTGGGGGTGGACGGCGGAAGGGCCTTTGTGCAGGGTGTCACCCGCTACCGCGGCACAGGCCGAAGCTACGACAACCTGTGGGTCGTCCAGCTCACGGGCGACGGCAGGGCCTCATCATTCACCGAGTGGTTCATGCCCCGGAGTTAG
- a CDS encoding mannitol-1-phosphate 5-dehydrogenase, translating into MKAVHFGAGNIGRGFVGLLLHEAGYEVVFADVASELIDQLAAADSYQVHEVGEQPAVRTVDNFRALNSGSQEADVVAEIATADIVTTAVGPHILKFVAPVIARGIAARAAGLPPLQVMACENAINATDLLRAEVEGRWDTAVGSLAGAAVFANTAVDRIVPNQAPGQGLDVTVETFYEWVIDRTPFAGHAPVIPGATFVDELGPYIERKLFTVNTGHASAAYFGFEAGLEKISDAMADQDVAADVRAVLDETKELLVAKHGFNRDEQEAYVQKILGRFTNPHLPDTVNRVGRAPLRKLSRNERFIGPAAELAERGIVPEALLGAMAAALRFNDPADAEAVELGKILAESSAEEATAKITGLAAEHPLFPAVRSLVQERQTES; encoded by the coding sequence GTGAAGGCAGTCCACTTTGGGGCCGGAAACATCGGGCGTGGATTCGTGGGCCTGCTGCTGCACGAAGCTGGCTATGAGGTGGTGTTCGCCGACGTCGCGTCGGAGCTCATCGACCAGCTCGCCGCCGCGGACAGCTACCAGGTCCACGAGGTGGGCGAGCAGCCCGCCGTGCGCACGGTTGACAATTTCCGGGCCCTGAACTCCGGTAGCCAGGAGGCGGATGTCGTTGCGGAGATCGCGACGGCGGACATCGTCACCACCGCGGTCGGGCCGCACATCCTGAAGTTCGTGGCGCCCGTCATCGCCCGGGGCATCGCCGCCCGGGCGGCGGGTCTGCCGCCGCTGCAGGTGATGGCGTGTGAAAACGCCATCAACGCGACGGACCTCCTCAGGGCCGAAGTGGAGGGCCGTTGGGATACGGCCGTTGGTTCCCTTGCCGGGGCGGCCGTGTTTGCCAACACGGCAGTGGACCGGATTGTGCCCAACCAGGCGCCGGGACAGGGGCTCGACGTGACCGTGGAGACCTTCTATGAGTGGGTCATCGACCGCACTCCGTTCGCGGGCCATGCACCGGTTATCCCGGGCGCGACCTTCGTGGACGAGCTGGGGCCGTACATTGAGCGCAAGCTGTTCACGGTCAATACGGGGCACGCCTCGGCGGCCTACTTCGGTTTCGAGGCCGGGCTGGAGAAGATTTCCGATGCCATGGCCGATCAGGATGTCGCCGCCGATGTGCGCGCTGTCCTGGACGAAACCAAGGAACTGCTGGTCGCGAAGCATGGCTTCAACCGGGACGAGCAGGAAGCGTATGTGCAGAAGATCCTTGGCCGCTTCACGAATCCGCACCTGCCGGACACGGTGAACCGGGTGGGGCGCGCCCCGCTGCGCAAGCTGAGCCGGAACGAGCGGTTCATCGGCCCTGCCGCTGAGCTGGCTGAGCGGGGAATTGTCCCGGAGGCGCTGCTGGGCGCCATGGCCGCCGCGCTGCGCTTCAACGATCCGGCAGACGCAGAGGCCGTTGAGCTCGGCAAGATCCTGGCCGAATCCAGCGCGGAAGAGGCCACGGCGAAGATTACTGGCCTGGCGGCGGAACATCCGCTCTTCCCGGCCGTGCGGAGCCTGGTCCAGGAGCGGCAGACCGAATCCTGA
- a CDS encoding Lrp/AsnC family transcriptional regulator: MQQLDATDRRILVALDEDPRVPIMVLAQKLGLARGTVQSRLERMTASGALRPNSSRVLPSALGRGVAASVSAELDQSHLNEAIEALRNIPEVLECHAPAGDTDLLIRVVASSPDDLYRVSEEIRLCPGIVRTSTSMFLREVIRYRTTGLLGA; the protein is encoded by the coding sequence TTGCAGCAACTCGATGCGACCGACCGCAGGATCCTTGTCGCGCTTGACGAGGACCCCCGGGTGCCGATCATGGTGCTGGCCCAGAAACTGGGCCTTGCGCGCGGTACCGTGCAGTCGCGCCTGGAACGAATGACGGCGTCGGGGGCCTTGCGCCCCAACAGCAGCCGCGTGCTGCCGTCCGCCCTGGGCCGGGGCGTGGCAGCCTCGGTGAGTGCAGAACTGGACCAAAGCCACCTGAACGAGGCCATCGAGGCCCTGCGGAACATCCCGGAAGTGCTCGAATGCCATGCCCCCGCGGGCGATACGGATTTGCTGATCCGGGTGGTGGCCAGCAGCCCGGACGATCTGTACCGCGTGTCCGAGGAAATCCGGCTGTGCCCCGGGATCGTGCGGACCTCCACCAGCATGTTCCTGCGCGAGGTCATCCGCTACCGGACCACGGGGCTGCTGGGAGCCTGA
- a CDS encoding ATP-binding protein: MTNWRIRDFHSADLDGILHLWETLKATNVEPVYALSEVLASCEKDHAVVAVLGDQVVGAAVGRAAHDQGWIVFLATLPEFRGRGIGASLLAAVENRMAPHGLNKLSALMPESEARVEAFVTRGFLLKKNLRYFERKIPVQRQELEPLSLLGGRILARNLWENVAGMRREKELLERRLVLPLAEADLADEYGVVPPRAVVLFGPPGTGKTTFAKAIASRLEWPFVEVFPSRLAADPQGLAGALRETFLEIAELEHAVVFIDEVEEIAAQRSGEPPSPLQGVTNELLKIIPAFRDQPGRLLVCATNFIRALDSAFLRHGRFDYVIPIGLPDRQAREAMWQRFIPATVVDDVDVEQLVDRTEGFSPADIEYAARSASQRALEKAVYDDGGLASGGSVSVREAVRKGPATQDYLDAIGDTRMTVSEEVQQQFLEDIDALGRV, from the coding sequence ATGACCAACTGGCGGATCAGGGATTTCCACTCGGCCGATCTGGACGGCATCCTGCACCTTTGGGAAACGCTCAAGGCCACCAATGTCGAGCCGGTCTACGCGCTCTCCGAGGTCCTTGCGTCCTGCGAGAAGGACCATGCCGTCGTCGCCGTCCTCGGCGACCAGGTGGTCGGCGCCGCCGTCGGACGTGCCGCTCACGACCAGGGCTGGATCGTCTTCCTCGCCACCCTGCCCGAATTCCGCGGCCGCGGGATCGGCGCCTCGCTGCTGGCCGCCGTCGAGAACCGGATGGCCCCGCACGGGCTGAACAAGCTTTCCGCGCTGATGCCGGAGTCGGAGGCGCGGGTGGAGGCTTTTGTGACCCGGGGGTTCTTGCTGAAGAAGAACCTGCGCTACTTTGAGCGGAAAATCCCGGTCCAGCGCCAGGAGCTCGAACCCCTGAGCCTGCTCGGGGGCCGTATCCTGGCCCGAAATCTTTGGGAAAACGTGGCCGGGATGCGCCGCGAGAAGGAGCTGCTGGAGCGCCGCCTCGTCTTACCGCTCGCGGAGGCGGACCTCGCCGACGAGTACGGTGTGGTGCCGCCGCGCGCAGTTGTCCTCTTCGGCCCGCCCGGAACCGGCAAGACGACCTTCGCCAAGGCCATCGCGTCCCGGCTGGAATGGCCTTTCGTGGAAGTCTTCCCCTCCCGGCTCGCCGCCGATCCGCAGGGCCTGGCCGGGGCGCTGCGCGAGACGTTCCTGGAGATCGCCGAGCTCGAGCACGCCGTCGTCTTTATCGACGAGGTGGAGGAAATCGCCGCCCAGCGCTCGGGCGAACCGCCGTCGCCGCTGCAGGGCGTCACCAACGAACTCCTGAAGATCATCCCGGCCTTCCGCGACCAGCCCGGCCGGCTGCTGGTCTGCGCCACCAACTTCATCCGCGCCCTTGACTCGGCGTTCCTGCGCCACGGCCGGTTCGATTACGTCATCCCCATCGGGCTGCCCGACCGCCAGGCCCGCGAGGCCATGTGGCAGCGCTTCATCCCGGCCACGGTGGTGGACGATGTTGATGTCGAGCAGCTCGTGGACCGCACCGAGGGCTTCTCCCCGGCAGACATCGAATACGCAGCCCGGAGCGCCTCGCAGCGGGCTCTGGAAAAAGCGGTGTACGACGACGGCGGACTTGCCTCCGGCGGCAGCGTTTCCGTCCGCGAGGCCGTCCGCAAGGGTCCGGCGACCCAGGATTACCTCGACGCCATCGGGGACACCCGCATGACGGTGAGCGAAGAGGTCCAGCAGCAGTTCCTGGAGGACATCGACGCGCTCGGCCGTGTCTAG
- a CDS encoding MDR family MFS transporter: MSKTAATRVPGEVLTHRQTITVMVGLMLGMFLSSLDQTIVSTSIYTIANDLDGLSLQAWATTAYLITSTVTTPLYGKLSDIFGRRPLYLAAILIFLAGSLYAGSVHSMTELAIARGIQGMGAGGLLALALTIIGDIVALKDRAKYQGYFMSVFGVSSVLGPVIGGAFAGSTSILGFDGWRWVFFINVPIGLAALTVVFLYLHLPAKHVKQKIDYWGAAAITLAIVPLLLVAEQGRSWGWTAPATLSCIGLGIVGIIAFLLAEKRAGDYALIPLRLFQNITFGLSSILNFIIGIGMFGAIAMLPMYLQLVKGLTPTEAGLMMITFTAGILTGSITAGRTISASGTYRIFPIMGTALLTGAAVAMGLSLGADTALWVPGLIAVFFGMGLGFCMQPLTLAMQVSVPAKDMGVGTSSAAFFRSMGGAVGTAVFISMLFSLAASKIADGIKSAMSSAEYLSVLKDPAVASDPANAKLYEFFNNGASNDSLNDTSWLHQANPVLTRPIIEGFAQSIDAVMLTAAVLTGIAFLISFALPNKKLTDPRVAAKQTGTEPVPTH; this comes from the coding sequence ATGTCCAAAACCGCCGCCACGCGAGTCCCCGGAGAGGTCTTGACGCATCGTCAGACCATCACTGTCATGGTGGGCCTTATGCTCGGCATGTTCCTGTCGTCGCTGGACCAGACGATCGTTTCCACCTCGATCTACACCATTGCCAACGACCTTGACGGGCTGTCCCTGCAGGCCTGGGCCACCACGGCGTACCTCATCACCTCCACGGTGACCACCCCGCTGTACGGCAAGCTCAGCGACATCTTCGGCCGCCGCCCGCTCTACCTGGCAGCGATCCTGATCTTCCTGGCCGGTTCGCTCTACGCAGGCTCGGTCCACTCGATGACCGAGCTCGCCATCGCCCGCGGCATCCAGGGCATGGGCGCCGGTGGCCTCCTGGCCCTCGCCCTGACCATCATCGGCGACATCGTGGCACTGAAGGACCGGGCCAAGTACCAGGGCTACTTCATGTCCGTCTTCGGCGTCTCCTCTGTCCTGGGCCCAGTGATCGGTGGCGCTTTCGCCGGTTCCACCAGTATCCTCGGCTTCGACGGCTGGCGCTGGGTCTTTTTCATCAACGTGCCGATCGGCCTCGCCGCCCTGACCGTAGTGTTCCTCTACCTTCACCTGCCGGCGAAGCACGTGAAGCAGAAAATCGACTACTGGGGTGCCGCGGCCATCACTCTGGCAATCGTGCCGCTGCTTCTCGTCGCCGAGCAGGGCCGCAGCTGGGGCTGGACCGCTCCGGCGACCCTGTCCTGCATCGGTCTCGGCATCGTAGGCATCATCGCGTTCCTGCTGGCCGAAAAGCGAGCCGGGGATTACGCGCTGATCCCGCTGCGCCTGTTCCAGAACATCACGTTCGGCCTCTCCTCAATCCTGAACTTCATCATCGGCATCGGCATGTTCGGCGCAATCGCGATGCTCCCGATGTACCTGCAGCTGGTCAAGGGCCTCACCCCCACCGAAGCGGGTCTGATGATGATCACCTTCACCGCGGGCATCCTCACCGGCTCCATTACCGCAGGGCGCACCATCTCGGCGTCGGGAACGTACCGGATCTTCCCCATCATGGGAACGGCCCTCCTGACCGGCGCCGCCGTCGCCATGGGCCTCTCGCTCGGCGCGGATACCGCCCTCTGGGTTCCAGGGCTCATCGCAGTGTTCTTCGGCATGGGCCTGGGTTTTTGCATGCAGCCGCTGACCTTGGCGATGCAGGTCTCCGTCCCGGCCAAGGACATGGGCGTCGGCACATCCTCCGCCGCGTTTTTCCGTTCCATGGGCGGGGCGGTGGGCACGGCCGTGTTCATCTCCATGCTGTTCAGCCTGGCGGCCAGCAAGATCGCCGACGGCATAAAATCGGCCATGTCCAGCGCCGAGTACCTCAGCGTCCTCAAGGACCCGGCGGTGGCCTCCGATCCCGCGAACGCCAAACTGTATGAGTTCTTCAACAATGGTGCCAGCAATGACTCCCTCAACGACACCAGCTGGCTCCATCAGGCCAACCCGGTACTGACCCGCCCCATCATCGAGGGTTTCGCCCAGTCAATCGACGCCGTGATGCTCACCGCGGCGGTACTCACCGGCATCGCGTTCCTGATCAGCTTCGCGTTGCCGAACAAGAAGCTCACGGACCCGAGGGTAGCCGCAAAGCAGACGGGCACCGAGCCCGTTCCGACCCACTAG
- a CDS encoding DUF456 domain-containing protein: protein MNSETVVTVICGVAIVVGVAGTVIPVLPGSILIGLSLLVWALWGGAGTTGWVVFGIGLVFVLAGMAAGAVLTGRKLKQHSIPGRSVLAGLVLGVAGMFVLPVVGLFVGFAAGLLLSELWRTRAVRKALASSWAALKATGLGIIAEFGLACLAASTWLIGLWVAAAT, encoded by the coding sequence ATGAATTCCGAGACCGTCGTGACGGTGATTTGCGGCGTGGCCATTGTGGTGGGCGTGGCGGGGACCGTCATCCCCGTCCTCCCTGGCAGTATTCTGATCGGGCTGAGCCTGCTGGTCTGGGCGCTGTGGGGCGGTGCCGGAACAACCGGTTGGGTGGTGTTCGGGATTGGCCTGGTCTTCGTTCTCGCCGGAATGGCCGCCGGCGCGGTCCTGACCGGCCGAAAACTTAAGCAGCACAGCATCCCAGGCCGCTCCGTTCTGGCAGGGCTCGTCCTGGGGGTGGCCGGGATGTTTGTTCTCCCCGTCGTTGGACTGTTCGTGGGGTTTGCCGCAGGACTTCTGTTGAGCGAACTCTGGCGTACCCGCGCCGTGCGGAAGGCGCTGGCGTCCAGCTGGGCAGCGCTGAAAGCTACCGGGCTTGGCATAATCGCCGAATTCGGACTCGCCTGCCTCGCCGCCAGCACCTGGTTGATCGGACTGTGGGTGGCGGCGGCCACTTAG